The following are encoded together in the Novipirellula galeiformis genome:
- a CDS encoding YqaE/Pmp3 family membrane protein codes for MSTQVATQNTLVKVILAILLPPLAVFMNSGLGTQFWLNLVLTIVGFWIVGVIHALIVVL; via the coding sequence ATGTCCACTCAAGTCGCCACCCAAAATACCCTTGTTAAAGTCATCTTGGCCATCCTGCTACCACCACTCGCCGTCTTCATGAACTCGGGTCTAGGGACTCAGTTCTGGTTGAATCTGGTCCTGACGATCGTCGGTTTCTGGATTGTCGGAGTGATCCACGCACTGATCGTGGTTCTGTAA
- a CDS encoding PH domain-containing protein, whose translation MQVLTLKCPNCKHEVDTTIEHLDGPLVCPSCEKPFEVEMPTAVVSSVREVESKPRETRSTSELGERTLVKVHPVVFRARPIATLVLSIVALAAVVLMLMSVTGMSLAGYSLNETMALGPVSLLTWFCLITLLTVAAVIGRWMLLSQFTTLTVTNDRTIYCEGIVSRQTSEVQHDDVRNIQLNQTFIQRLLNVGDVGISSSGQDDLEVVARRLPQPERIIEHIRENQA comes from the coding sequence ATGCAAGTCCTCACCCTTAAGTGTCCCAATTGTAAACACGAAGTCGATACCACGATCGAGCATCTTGACGGTCCGCTGGTTTGTCCGAGTTGCGAGAAGCCATTCGAGGTGGAAATGCCGACCGCCGTGGTGTCGTCGGTTCGCGAAGTCGAAAGTAAACCTCGCGAAACTCGCAGCACATCCGAACTTGGCGAACGAACCCTTGTCAAAGTCCACCCGGTTGTGTTTCGTGCCCGCCCCATAGCGACACTCGTTCTGTCCATTGTCGCTCTCGCCGCCGTCGTGCTCATGCTAATGTCGGTGACGGGGATGTCGTTGGCGGGTTACTCTTTGAACGAAACAATGGCCCTTGGGCCCGTGTCGCTGTTGACGTGGTTTTGTCTGATCACGCTGCTAACCGTGGCCGCCGTCATCGGTCGCTGGATGTTATTAAGCCAGTTCACGACGTTGACAGTAACGAATGATCGAACGATTTATTGCGAAGGCATCGTGTCTCGCCAGACATCGGAGGTTCAACACGACGACGTGCGAAACATTCAGCTCAACCAAACGTTCATTCAACGATTGCTAAATGTTGGCGACGTCGGCATTTCTAGCTCCGGCCAAGATGATTTGGAAGTGGTGGCTCGCCGCCTGCCGCAACCCGAACGAATCATCGAACACATTCGTGAAAACCAAGCATGA
- a CDS encoding sialidase family protein has translation MTKQTPLITVTPRVLAGVLLLALSQSAVAANEEGTLRTTEIKPVLFSDDHTSEGFLAPLADGRIMLIFRLDPGIQGDHTGTNGHIVRMTYDPEADRWGQVETVYNSDQYDDRNVHGGVTRDGRIVVFFRHLAKDGKTEGRYFIYSDDSGKTWTEPQVSEAWTDPQQSGIPGVWSTGQMFYNPDIERYMMLGCRRYITSSPDGVSWDNRRLVTDNRKYALTEIAGAWCGNDRMLALIRDDRREQGHPLLQIESHDNGKTWTEPEPTNIPPDQHWGAAPQLIYDHDRDLLIALNSTRYSLPNDQQGLQIYTADPDDVVGKSQNWTQRYDLRRPWAVEEFEPKRRLNMNFYGYPTIAQIGDGEYLVVFTERARIDGHEQADLLYFRFNLH, from the coding sequence ATGACCAAACAGACGCCGCTTATTACTGTCACCCCTAGGGTTTTGGCCGGAGTTCTACTGCTGGCTCTAAGCCAGAGTGCTGTCGCGGCCAACGAGGAAGGGACGCTGCGGACCACCGAGATCAAGCCAGTCTTGTTCAGCGATGACCACACGTCCGAGGGGTTCCTCGCGCCGCTCGCCGATGGGCGCATCATGCTGATCTTTCGCCTCGATCCTGGCATCCAGGGAGACCATACGGGCACCAACGGACACATTGTTCGAATGACCTACGATCCGGAGGCGGACCGGTGGGGGCAGGTCGAAACGGTCTACAACAGCGACCAATATGATGACCGCAACGTCCATGGAGGCGTCACCAGGGATGGCAGGATCGTCGTGTTCTTCCGACACCTCGCCAAGGATGGGAAGACAGAAGGGCGATACTTTATCTACAGCGATGATAGCGGAAAGACGTGGACGGAGCCTCAAGTCTCTGAGGCCTGGACCGACCCACAGCAGAGCGGGATCCCCGGTGTCTGGAGCACGGGGCAGATGTTCTACAACCCCGATATCGAGCGATACATGATGTTGGGGTGTCGGCGGTACATCACGTCCAGTCCCGACGGTGTATCGTGGGACAACCGTCGGCTCGTGACGGACAATCGGAAGTATGCGTTGACCGAGATCGCCGGCGCTTGGTGCGGTAACGACCGCATGCTTGCGCTGATCCGGGACGACCGACGCGAGCAGGGGCACCCGCTGCTCCAGATCGAAAGCCACGATAACGGGAAAACATGGACCGAGCCCGAGCCGACCAACATCCCGCCGGACCAGCACTGGGGCGCTGCTCCGCAACTAATCTACGATCACGATCGTGATCTGCTGATCGCGCTCAACAGTACTCGCTACTCGCTGCCCAACGACCAACAAGGGCTGCAGATTTACACGGCCGATCCTGATGACGTGGTAGGAAAGTCGCAGAACTGGACTCAGCGATACGATCTGCGACGCCCTTGGGCAGTCGAGGAATTCGAGCCGAAGCGGCGGTTGAACATGAACTTCTACGGATATCCAACGATCGCGCAGATCGGCGATGGAGAATACCTTGTCGTCTTCACCGAGCGGGCCCGGATCGACGGCCACGAGCAGGCGGACCTCCTCTATTTTCGTTTCAACCTTCACTGA
- a CDS encoding mechanosensitive ion channel family protein, giving the protein MNFESAVPTNRIAVNMKHLHLASRRIMLSVVFVFVGNALGIATANPQDVIPRDADPKAAIEPPQDEEKVIEAPDKIEVQPVTEDVDISGRLERILNATGWFDSVEISTDEGVVFLNGVADTQQHRDWAERVAQRTTDVVAVVNNVSVEARPVWDVSPAVVQLKQLARDLVQLIPLLVVGTLVMLLSYGVAKLLASLARRMTARRIDSQLLQQVIASVVAVLVMLIGLYIALKVSGLSRLAVTVLGGTGLVGIALGFAFRDIAENYLSSVLISLNRPFNVGDLIELDRYKGFVRKVTTRGTLLLTLDGNHIQIPNSTIYKSVIINYSSSPRLRQRFTIGIGYDDSVTEAQEIVLQQLIKHESVLDDPAPLVLVESLGASTVNLQVLFWLDGERFDAASVSSALMRLAKAALTQANISMPDEAREVVFPNGVPVAMLSGEQPDRVQTQRGAVADNRKPNSQKRFADTVHASKGEGNLRSMSDEIQRHSDEAEDDGEENLID; this is encoded by the coding sequence ATGAATTTTGAATCAGCAGTTCCAACGAACCGAATCGCGGTCAACATGAAACATTTGCACCTCGCATCACGCCGAATCATGTTATCGGTGGTCTTCGTGTTCGTCGGCAATGCACTTGGTATCGCGACTGCGAATCCGCAGGACGTGATTCCACGCGACGCAGATCCAAAAGCGGCTATCGAGCCACCGCAGGACGAGGAGAAGGTGATCGAAGCCCCCGATAAGATTGAGGTCCAACCGGTCACCGAAGACGTGGACATTTCGGGGCGTTTGGAGCGCATACTCAATGCGACGGGCTGGTTTGATTCGGTGGAAATTTCCACCGACGAAGGCGTCGTCTTTCTGAATGGAGTTGCCGATACTCAGCAACATCGCGATTGGGCGGAACGAGTCGCGCAGCGCACGACCGATGTGGTTGCCGTCGTGAATAATGTTTCGGTGGAAGCAAGACCGGTCTGGGATGTCTCACCGGCTGTCGTTCAATTAAAACAGCTTGCACGTGATTTAGTTCAATTGATCCCGCTGCTGGTGGTGGGAACGCTGGTCATGCTCTTGTCGTACGGGGTCGCTAAACTGTTAGCATCACTCGCGCGTCGCATGACGGCGCGGCGAATCGACAGCCAACTGTTGCAGCAAGTCATTGCCAGCGTTGTTGCCGTGTTGGTGATGCTGATCGGACTCTACATCGCATTGAAGGTGTCAGGTCTGAGCCGGTTGGCGGTCACGGTACTCGGTGGTACGGGATTGGTCGGCATCGCACTCGGTTTCGCGTTTCGTGATATTGCAGAGAACTACCTTTCCAGCGTGTTGATTAGTTTGAATCGCCCCTTCAACGTCGGCGATTTGATCGAATTGGACCGCTACAAAGGCTTCGTCCGTAAGGTGACGACTCGCGGAACTCTGTTGCTGACGCTTGACGGTAATCACATTCAAATTCCCAACAGCACGATCTACAAATCGGTCATCATCAACTACTCTTCTTCGCCACGCTTGCGACAGCGTTTCACCATCGGGATCGGCTACGACGACTCGGTAACCGAAGCGCAAGAGATCGTTCTTCAACAGTTGATAAAGCACGAATCCGTTTTAGACGATCCGGCACCGCTCGTGTTGGTTGAGTCGCTAGGTGCATCAACCGTAAATTTGCAAGTTTTGTTTTGGCTCGACGGCGAACGTTTCGACGCAGCCTCAGTAAGCAGCGCCTTGATGCGTCTTGCCAAAGCGGCATTGACTCAAGCCAATATCAGCATGCCCGATGAAGCACGTGAAGTCGTGTTCCCCAACGGAGTGCCCGTGGCAATGTTGTCAGGAGAACAACCGGACAGGGTGCAAACACAGCGCGGTGCCGTTGCCGACAACCGGAAGCCGAATTCACAAAAACGATTCGCCGACACAGTCCATGCGAGCAAGGGGGAAGGCAACCTGCGCAGCATGTCGGACGAAATCCAGCGGCACTCCGATGAAGCAGAGGATGACGGCGAAGAAAACCTGATCGATTGA
- a CDS encoding CAP domain-containing protein: MYHTACSISLNLFLVFTTMTVVSGQEGQSTSSIPATGKATAGSSNMIAEVEQAIVDQTNEFRKSNQLDAVQRDEHLTQAAKKFAEFMARTSKYGHRANDMTPAERAEAAGYDYCIVRENIAYRTNSGDVSADSLIEVFVQGWIESPPHRENMLADYVTHTGVAVATTDDVTYYAVQMFGRPKSAAFRLKLTNETEETKTIEFRANDRQDEVELQPGMILTMTRCFPTKVSVAGSEATTKIKSDANLKLTLKGLVKSSD; encoded by the coding sequence ATGTATCACACCGCTTGCTCTATCTCGTTGAATCTATTCCTCGTCTTCACGACCATGACGGTCGTGAGTGGGCAAGAGGGACAATCGACCTCTTCAATTCCGGCGACGGGCAAAGCGACCGCTGGATCATCGAACATGATTGCTGAAGTCGAGCAGGCAATCGTCGATCAAACCAACGAGTTCCGCAAATCGAATCAGTTGGACGCCGTGCAGCGTGATGAACACTTGACGCAAGCCGCTAAGAAGTTTGCCGAGTTCATGGCCCGAACGAGCAAGTATGGTCACCGAGCCAACGACATGACACCTGCCGAGCGAGCGGAGGCGGCGGGCTACGACTATTGTATCGTTCGCGAGAACATCGCCTATCGAACCAACTCGGGGGACGTCTCTGCTGATAGTTTGATCGAAGTGTTTGTCCAAGGTTGGATCGAGTCGCCGCCGCATCGCGAGAACATGCTCGCCGACTATGTCACTCACACTGGGGTTGCGGTCGCAACAACGGATGATGTCACGTACTACGCAGTGCAGATGTTTGGGCGCCCGAAGTCAGCAGCATTCCGCTTAAAACTGACCAACGAGACCGAGGAAACGAAAACGATTGAATTTCGCGCCAACGATCGGCAAGACGAAGTGGAGTTGCAACCTGGGATGATCCTGACCATGACGCGATGCTTCCCGACGAAGGTCTCCGTTGCAGGAAGCGAGGCCACTACTAAAATCAAGTCCGACGCCAACTTAAAATTAACGCTCAAGGGACTGGTGAAATCGAGCGACTAA
- a CDS encoding metallophosphoesterase family protein — protein MPVHLPALNRRRLLQVSGASMLLCGRSSTAAEAAEVETDLVYLLNDTHIGEQQPEESPVPSRLRKVVTELVNRPTKPVCVLINGDLALKDGQPGDYRLFAKLIRPLQDAGIETNLTLGNHDNREAFFGVMKEQRAEYSPVESRHVAIVETEHANFVLLDSLQKTMVTQGTVGTQQLQWLASALDRFQSKPAIIVTHHNPRLGGDPLHFPGGLIDSEALWDVIGPRPWVKAYIHGHIHDRGYANHRGIHILNMPATSYVADPQKSTTGWTTAKLTATGVTLTTHTTDEAHRWNGETKTLTWR, from the coding sequence ATGCCTGTTCACCTTCCCGCCTTGAATCGTCGGCGACTCCTACAAGTTAGTGGCGCGAGCATGCTATTGTGTGGACGCAGTTCCACCGCAGCAGAAGCCGCGGAGGTGGAAACCGATCTGGTTTATCTGCTGAACGATACGCACATTGGCGAACAACAGCCGGAGGAATCCCCGGTTCCCAGCCGTCTGCGAAAGGTGGTCACGGAATTGGTCAACCGGCCGACGAAGCCGGTGTGTGTACTCATCAACGGTGATTTGGCGTTGAAGGACGGCCAACCCGGTGACTACCGGCTGTTCGCAAAGTTGATCCGTCCCCTTCAAGACGCTGGTATCGAGACGAATCTGACGTTGGGCAATCACGACAACCGCGAAGCATTTTTCGGAGTGATGAAGGAACAGCGAGCGGAATATAGCCCCGTCGAATCGCGACACGTTGCCATCGTCGAAACCGAGCACGCCAATTTCGTTCTGCTCGACTCATTGCAAAAGACCATGGTGACCCAAGGAACGGTTGGCACGCAGCAACTCCAGTGGCTTGCATCTGCCCTGGATCGTTTTCAGAGCAAGCCGGCAATCATTGTGACGCACCACAATCCGCGACTGGGCGGAGATCCCTTGCACTTCCCCGGCGGTCTGATTGACTCCGAGGCATTGTGGGACGTGATTGGACCGCGTCCGTGGGTTAAAGCCTACATTCACGGACACATCCACGATCGCGGCTACGCGAATCATCGAGGTATCCACATCCTGAACATGCCAGCGACGTCGTACGTTGCCGATCCCCAAAAATCGACAACGGGTTGGACCACTGCAAAACTTACCGCCACCGGCGTCACGCTCACCACGCATACGACCGATGAAGCGCATCGCTGGAACGGCGAAACGAAAACGCTGACATGGCGTTAA
- a CDS encoding baeRF3 domain-containing protein produces the protein MTTTTDATTPQALNADDLKELASSTGNPCVSLLMRTHRSGREVQQGPIRLKNLLKEASQKLKAVGHDDGILDRLKAQSSDSQFWQHQGEGLAIYLTPNDCRMFRLNRSVDEKVCVGNSFFIQPLIRESNSGGEYFVLSLSWDEASLFRVAGKSFTMVETRALPAKFDDLVLPRDPEESLQYTSHRSVGNTAGTSTAMFHGHGEGEDKIEADRDQYLSLIGDEVAGAIYNTGLPLLVVATSEVTGHFEATTKVQVDARVDGSPSGWTDDELRERVHKAIAPQLKPDHSEFVERFGTAMANSKASADMDEVLKTAKAGRVDSLLVCNHEIHCEQTNQVVLETLRHGGDVLQCSPECMPSDDAVVAAIFRC, from the coding sequence ATGACCACCACGACTGACGCAACAACTCCACAGGCTCTCAATGCTGACGATTTGAAGGAATTGGCATCATCGACCGGAAATCCTTGCGTATCTCTTTTGATGCGAACCCACCGCAGCGGTCGCGAAGTCCAGCAGGGACCGATTCGCCTTAAAAACCTGCTCAAAGAAGCGAGCCAGAAACTGAAAGCTGTGGGGCATGACGACGGCATTCTCGATCGCCTGAAAGCCCAATCCAGCGATAGCCAGTTCTGGCAACATCAAGGCGAAGGGCTGGCGATTTACTTAACACCCAACGATTGCCGCATGTTTCGCCTCAATCGCAGCGTCGACGAAAAGGTCTGTGTTGGCAACTCGTTCTTCATTCAACCGCTGATTCGTGAATCCAATTCCGGTGGCGAATATTTTGTGCTTTCGCTTTCCTGGGACGAAGCGAGCTTATTTCGTGTCGCGGGGAAATCCTTCACGATGGTCGAAACCCGCGCACTGCCTGCGAAATTCGATGATCTCGTTTTGCCGCGTGACCCCGAAGAAAGTTTGCAATATACGAGTCACCGCAGCGTCGGTAACACCGCCGGAACCTCCACCGCAATGTTCCATGGCCACGGTGAGGGCGAAGACAAAATCGAAGCCGACCGTGACCAGTACTTATCGCTCATTGGCGATGAAGTGGCGGGGGCGATCTACAACACGGGGCTACCGCTATTGGTCGTAGCTACCAGTGAAGTGACAGGACATTTCGAGGCCACGACGAAAGTCCAAGTCGACGCGAGAGTCGACGGCAGCCCGTCCGGGTGGACCGACGATGAGCTACGCGAGCGTGTTCACAAAGCGATCGCACCTCAATTGAAGCCCGACCACAGCGAGTTCGTGGAACGCTTCGGCACGGCGATGGCGAATTCCAAAGCGTCCGCAGACATGGATGAAGTCTTGAAAACGGCGAAAGCCGGACGCGTCGATTCGTTGCTGGTGTGCAATCACGAAATTCATTGTGAGCAAACCAATCAAGTTGTCCTTGAAACACTGCGTCATGGCGGCGATGTCTTGCAATGCAGCCCCGAATGCATGCCCAGCGATGACGCCGTCGTCGCCGCGATTTTCCGTTGCTAA
- a CDS encoding DUF1206 domain-containing protein has protein sequence MSSTTTSSNSWHGFKSATLPDVPKWVVVMGRFGHIAKGVVYAIMGFLAFKVAIGSGSDIEGSRGVIREIGQQPYGKVLLGVVAIGLLSYTAWRWVQSGYDTDGAGSDSKGIVKRIGYALSGLSYLMLGIFAGTLALGTSSGSGESSDSQSVSPLLATTWGQVLLGIAGTIVVAVGFYFIYKGYQAKFMEKYDLASMSETLREAALHAGRLGLITRGIAVIIIGGFLFSSAVSGTGDGEISGMSDALAAIAAQSFGKVLLGITGCGLMCYAAHMMMLGWFRQFNVASE, from the coding sequence ATGTCTTCAACTACCACCAGCTCCAACTCCTGGCACGGTTTTAAATCCGCGACACTTCCTGATGTTCCCAAATGGGTTGTTGTCATGGGGCGATTTGGGCATATCGCTAAGGGGGTCGTGTATGCGATCATGGGCTTTCTCGCTTTCAAGGTCGCGATCGGCTCTGGAAGCGACATCGAAGGGTCACGTGGCGTGATTCGTGAGATCGGGCAACAACCCTACGGGAAAGTTTTGCTCGGGGTGGTTGCCATCGGTTTGCTAAGTTACACCGCGTGGCGATGGGTCCAATCGGGATACGACACCGACGGTGCGGGATCGGATTCCAAGGGCATCGTCAAACGCATCGGTTATGCTCTGAGCGGACTTAGTTATCTGATGCTGGGAATCTTCGCCGGCACGTTAGCGTTGGGAACTTCATCCGGATCAGGCGAATCGAGCGACTCGCAAAGCGTAAGCCCGCTGCTCGCGACGACATGGGGACAAGTGCTGCTTGGAATCGCCGGAACGATCGTAGTCGCCGTTGGGTTCTACTTCATCTACAAGGGATACCAAGCAAAATTCATGGAGAAGTACGACCTGGCAAGCATGAGTGAGACGTTACGTGAAGCGGCTTTGCACGCAGGTCGATTGGGACTGATCACCAGAGGCATCGCCGTCATTATCATTGGCGGTTTTCTGTTCAGTTCCGCCGTTTCCGGTACAGGTGATGGAGAGATCAGTGGGATGAGTGATGCTCTTGCTGCAATCGCTGCCCAATCGTTCGGGAAAGTTCTGCTGGGAATCACAGGCTGTGGGCTGATGTGTTACGCGGCCCACATGATGATGTTGGGTTGGTTTCGGCAATTCAATGTGGCAAGCGAATAG
- a CDS encoding DUF11 domain-containing protein — MSKRSTWRLASVTAALAAASCIAITAQAEETLSTGDGLLTLTANMPEEVRVGEEFTYTVKITNASDNVTIHDIELKQLKAKGFSVETTSTGSKDAESRQSVESKQDKKGKRNSEMKIAMLKPGESKTVNVTASADEVGELRSCLAIVNYMPAICLTSQVVKPQLELTKVAPKQADRCDVIELEYSVKNAGSGDVGPFIVTDTLGDGLATIDGDETLKFEVDGLKAGDTRNFLARVYASKPGSFRSRAIAKAENSDLKSRSKETTTEVIAADLAVQVDGPNRLYGEQLATFTAHVTNTGNAAADDVRVNVFWPEACNLVDFSEPTMQSSNQSSGKSSDQSQDVPTMAKNAKKAKQGSADKNEGKNGDDVELAMSDKSFTIERLEAGQTAVFEYAVRTGDVDTLPTKVVARYLCSVDAADDQADAKSETESMAMARAEVVRLAAMQMVVLDDEDPVAKKSNVVYSIRVWNEGDADDSSVTLKAEVPKGLEFVSAKGPTEHSVDGSTITFKPIKTMRAGDRADYKVTVKCTGNGDVRFAAMLNSQSLNKEVTVEESTRLFDQAAK; from the coding sequence ATGAGTAAGAGAAGCACATGGCGGCTCGCATCAGTGACCGCCGCACTTGCCGCAGCGTCCTGCATCGCCATTACCGCGCAAGCCGAGGAAACCCTCTCCACAGGAGATGGTCTGTTGACACTAACCGCGAACATGCCCGAAGAAGTTCGCGTCGGTGAAGAGTTCACCTACACCGTCAAAATTACGAACGCTTCAGACAATGTGACGATTCACGATATCGAACTGAAGCAATTGAAGGCCAAAGGCTTTTCAGTCGAAACGACGTCGACAGGATCTAAGGATGCTGAGTCCAGGCAAAGCGTTGAGTCCAAGCAGGACAAAAAGGGCAAGCGTAATAGCGAGATGAAGATCGCGATGCTCAAACCGGGTGAAAGCAAAACGGTTAACGTGACAGCTTCGGCTGATGAAGTAGGCGAACTGCGAAGTTGCTTGGCCATCGTCAACTACATGCCTGCGATCTGTTTAACCAGCCAAGTCGTCAAGCCACAACTCGAGCTAACCAAGGTGGCGCCCAAACAAGCCGATCGCTGTGACGTGATCGAGCTTGAATACTCCGTCAAGAACGCAGGTAGCGGTGATGTCGGGCCGTTCATAGTGACCGACACTTTAGGGGATGGACTGGCGACCATCGATGGCGACGAAACACTGAAGTTTGAAGTTGACGGTCTCAAGGCTGGTGACACTCGCAACTTCCTCGCTCGCGTTTATGCTAGCAAGCCAGGTTCGTTCCGCAGTCGCGCGATTGCTAAAGCTGAAAACAGTGACCTAAAGTCACGTAGCAAAGAGACCACGACCGAGGTGATTGCTGCCGACTTGGCGGTTCAGGTCGATGGACCGAATCGTTTGTACGGTGAACAACTCGCTACTTTCACCGCGCACGTGACCAACACCGGCAATGCAGCGGCCGATGACGTTCGTGTCAATGTGTTCTGGCCCGAGGCCTGCAACCTAGTCGATTTCAGCGAACCAACAATGCAGTCTTCGAATCAATCGTCCGGTAAGTCAAGCGATCAATCGCAAGACGTGCCAACGATGGCGAAAAATGCAAAAAAAGCCAAGCAAGGTTCGGCTGACAAAAACGAGGGCAAAAACGGCGACGACGTCGAGCTTGCAATGAGCGACAAATCGTTCACGATCGAACGCTTGGAAGCTGGCCAAACCGCCGTTTTCGAGTATGCCGTGCGAACCGGCGACGTGGATACACTACCCACCAAGGTCGTAGCTCGCTACCTCTGTAGTGTCGACGCCGCTGACGACCAAGCCGATGCTAAGAGCGAAACGGAGTCAATGGCCATGGCACGCGCCGAGGTCGTGCGTCTGGCTGCCATGCAAATGGTCGTTCTTGACGACGAAGATCCTGTTGCCAAAAAGTCGAACGTTGTTTATTCGATCCGAGTTTGGAACGAAGGCGATGCCGACGACAGCAGCGTGACGCTAAAGGCTGAAGTACCCAAAGGCCTTGAGTTTGTGAGTGCCAAGGGACCAACCGAGCATAGTGTCGATGGATCGACGATCACCTTTAAGCCGATCAAGACTATGCGAGCAGGGGACCGTGCCGACTACAAGGTCACGGTCAAGTGCACCGGTAATGGCGACGTTCGCTTCGCCGCGATGCTCAATAGTCAGTCGCTCAATAAAGAAGTGACCGTCGAAGAATCGACTCGCCTGTTCGATCAAGCGGCCAAATAA